The following proteins come from a genomic window of Gemmatimonas sp.:
- a CDS encoding HAMP domain-containing sensor histidine kinase yields MTPLPLHSAAPSSAPDHADASLDTSPEAVDALIAAGTVALRGPRGIADHPADRTSTSESDLLLLSLTHDLKSPLGGLMLTIDQLHSGMAGPLTATQEHLLGRARSAAQSMAILISSLGDVAAQSSPLAAVDRVFSLRGVLEDVRAATRPLFEDRRLYLRVSIDRADAYRGNPLVFHRTLLNLVVNAITFTEVGGITITVSEESDGTLVTRVIDSGIGLSEPGSTPCGAIERRGLPMMPSGIGLGICMRLLDLVGGTLSLEDNAGAGTTATVRLPRRQPS; encoded by the coding sequence ATGACGCCCCTTCCTCTGCACTCGGCTGCGCCGTCGTCCGCCCCCGACCACGCGGACGCGTCGCTCGACACTAGCCCCGAAGCCGTTGACGCCCTGATCGCGGCCGGTACCGTCGCGCTGCGGGGGCCGCGCGGAATCGCGGATCACCCAGCCGACCGCACCAGCACCAGCGAGAGCGACCTGCTACTGCTCAGCCTGACCCACGACCTCAAGTCGCCGCTGGGGGGACTGATGCTCACCATCGACCAACTGCACTCGGGCATGGCGGGTCCGCTCACCGCCACGCAGGAGCACTTGCTCGGACGGGCGCGCAGCGCCGCCCAGAGCATGGCCATTCTCATCAGCAGTCTCGGCGATGTGGCGGCGCAGAGTTCACCGTTGGCCGCAGTCGATCGCGTCTTCTCGCTGCGCGGTGTTCTCGAGGATGTCCGGGCCGCGACACGGCCGCTGTTCGAGGACCGGCGCCTCTATCTGCGCGTGAGCATCGACCGCGCGGATGCGTACCGTGGCAATCCGCTGGTTTTTCATCGGACCCTGCTCAACCTGGTCGTGAACGCCATCACGTTCACTGAGGTGGGCGGCATCACGATCACGGTGAGCGAGGAGAGCGATGGCACGCTCGTCACCCGCGTTATCGACAGTGGCATCGGGCTTTCGGAGCCCGGCAGCACCCCGTGCGGTGCGATCGAACGCCGTGGGCTGCCCATGATGCCATCGGGGATTGGCCTTGGTATCTGTATGCGTCTGCTCGATCTGGTCGGCGGCACGCTGTCCCTCGAGGACAACGCCGGGGCCGGTACCACGGCCACTGTCCGGTTGCCACGACGCCAACCGTCGTAG
- a CDS encoding MBOAT family O-acyltransferase, protein MLFNSIEFIFAFLPIAYVVFWLLPTASWRYRWLTLTGYVFYGWWDPRFCLLMAFSTLVSYVAGLGMLRSPVGSRARKMYLVVPIAIDLSLLAFFKYTNFALDTVRSLSTAAGAPLEVPHLDIILPIGISFYTFHTISYIVDAYRGTITPTRNVWEFATYVSLFSQLVAGPIVRFRQIEEDLEALGRSSRTRWLTKGISFFCIGLVEKVLVADTLAALVDPSFANWRELSSSGAWLAVIGYTFQLLFDFSGYSTMAVGLGFLFGIRIPQNFNSPYKALNPSDFWERWHISLSSCLRDYLYIPLGGNRFGTFNTYRNLMLTMLFGGLWHGASWTFVFWGFYHGLLLCVYRVFKATWDGLPKLAQQLGMFVAVMVGWIFFRATSFGEALHILRLLVIPTDGLHFTEVNLGLAMVTMGIAAWWSMAGPNAFEMRHEWTWRRRLGLAAAFGAGLAMIVTARPSPFLYFQF, encoded by the coding sequence GTGCTCTTTAACAGCATAGAATTCATTTTCGCGTTCCTCCCCATCGCCTATGTCGTCTTCTGGCTGCTGCCGACGGCGTCGTGGCGGTACCGGTGGCTGACCCTCACCGGGTACGTGTTTTACGGGTGGTGGGATCCGCGTTTCTGCCTGCTCATGGCCTTCTCGACGCTCGTGAGCTACGTGGCAGGCCTCGGTATGCTGCGATCGCCGGTGGGTTCACGGGCACGCAAGATGTACCTCGTGGTCCCCATCGCCATCGACCTCAGTCTGCTGGCGTTCTTCAAGTACACGAACTTCGCGCTCGACACGGTCCGGTCGCTATCGACGGCCGCCGGCGCGCCGCTCGAGGTTCCCCATCTCGATATCATCCTGCCGATCGGCATTTCGTTCTACACGTTCCACACCATCAGCTATATCGTGGATGCGTACCGTGGCACCATCACGCCCACGCGCAACGTGTGGGAGTTCGCCACGTACGTATCGCTGTTCTCGCAGCTCGTGGCCGGGCCCATCGTACGCTTCCGCCAGATCGAGGAGGACCTCGAGGCGCTGGGGCGCAGCAGCCGAACACGCTGGCTCACCAAGGGCATTTCCTTTTTCTGCATCGGTCTCGTCGAGAAGGTCCTGGTCGCCGACACGCTGGCCGCGCTGGTCGATCCGTCGTTTGCCAATTGGCGGGAGCTGTCCTCGAGCGGCGCCTGGCTGGCGGTAATCGGCTACACCTTCCAGCTGCTGTTCGACTTCTCCGGCTACAGCACCATGGCCGTGGGTCTCGGATTTCTGTTCGGGATCCGCATTCCGCAGAACTTCAATTCGCCGTACAAGGCACTCAATCCGTCCGACTTCTGGGAGCGCTGGCACATCTCGCTCTCCTCGTGCCTTCGCGATTACCTGTACATCCCCCTCGGCGGCAACCGGTTCGGCACCTTCAACACCTACCGGAACCTGATGCTCACCATGCTCTTCGGTGGGCTCTGGCACGGCGCGTCGTGGACCTTCGTCTTCTGGGGCTTCTACCACGGACTGCTGCTCTGTGTCTACCGGGTCTTCAAGGCGACCTGGGATGGCCTGCCCAAGCTCGCGCAGCAGCTGGGCATGTTCGTGGCTGTCATGGTGGGGTGGATCTTCTTCCGCGCCACCTCGTTCGGGGAAGCGCTGCACATCCTCCGCCTACTGGTCATCCCCACGGACGGGCTGCACTTCACCGAGGTCAATCTCGGGTTGGCCATGGTGACGATGGGCATCGCCGCGTGGTGGAGCATGGCGGGGCCGAATGCGTTCGAGATGCGCCATGAGTGGACGTGGCGTCGGCGGCTCGGACTGGCCGCCGCCTTCGGCGCTGGCCTCGCGATGATCGTAACGGCACGTCCGTCGCCCTTCCTCTACTTCCAGTTCTGA
- a CDS encoding sigma-54 dependent transcriptional regulator, with amino-acid sequence MTGPFLPDSGTAVIPQKGTGLRILVVDDDRTLREGCVSVLQMDGHSVVSTGRGEEALELVRRRRFDLLLVDLFLNNVSGMEVLKAAVEAHTGIIVVVMTGNPSVQSSIDALRAGAWDYLPKPFSASHLQVLVGRAAHAAAAAREPRESIKPSALLTQNGAGESMELLGVSPSFRKAVELAQKVAATDASVMISGESGTGKEMIAQFIHKHSRRAQRKLVPVNCAALPDNLLESEMFGYRKGAFTGADRDKAGLLEVANGGTLFLDELTEMTMPLQAKLLRVLQDGVVRRLGSETQDAVVDVRFISATNRDPQESVQQGILREDLFYRLRVVPIKLPPLRKRLEDIPLLADFFLKRSWERHRASGAPAPVFEAETIAFLQSCPWRGNVRELQNVIEHLAVIVDAGRSITPDDIPVYDDRAMEETAEPGLPSGIMNGAFHLAKDTLITHFEKEYLLRLTTRAGGNMSKAARLAGIDRTTLYRLMEKHGFTRDALSGTAE; translated from the coding sequence ATGACCGGTCCATTTCTCCCCGACTCCGGCACCGCCGTCATTCCTCAAAAGGGAACGGGCCTGCGCATTCTGGTGGTTGACGACGACCGGACCTTGCGGGAAGGGTGCGTGTCCGTACTACAGATGGACGGACACAGCGTGGTCAGCACCGGACGCGGCGAGGAGGCCCTCGAGCTCGTCCGGCGCCGTCGGTTCGACCTGCTTCTGGTGGACCTCTTCCTGAACAATGTGTCAGGCATGGAGGTGCTCAAGGCAGCCGTCGAGGCCCACACGGGGATCATTGTCGTCGTCATGACCGGCAACCCGTCGGTACAGTCGAGCATCGACGCCCTCCGCGCTGGCGCGTGGGACTATCTGCCCAAGCCGTTCTCGGCCAGCCATCTGCAGGTGCTGGTCGGGCGCGCCGCCCATGCGGCGGCGGCCGCGCGCGAACCCCGGGAGAGTATCAAGCCCTCTGCCCTCTTGACGCAGAACGGCGCGGGCGAGTCGATGGAACTCCTCGGTGTCTCGCCGTCCTTCCGCAAGGCCGTTGAACTGGCCCAGAAGGTGGCGGCCACCGATGCCAGCGTGATGATCAGCGGCGAGAGCGGCACCGGCAAGGAGATGATCGCGCAATTCATCCATAAACACAGCCGTCGTGCCCAGCGTAAGCTGGTGCCCGTGAACTGTGCGGCGCTGCCGGATAACCTGCTTGAGTCCGAGATGTTCGGCTATCGCAAGGGCGCCTTTACCGGGGCCGATCGTGACAAGGCCGGCCTCCTCGAGGTGGCCAATGGCGGCACGCTCTTTCTCGATGAACTGACCGAGATGACGATGCCGCTCCAGGCCAAGCTGCTGCGTGTACTCCAAGATGGCGTGGTGCGACGGCTGGGCAGCGAGACGCAGGACGCGGTCGTGGACGTCCGGTTCATCAGCGCCACCAACCGGGACCCGCAGGAGAGTGTGCAGCAAGGGATCCTGCGCGAGGACCTCTTCTATCGGCTGCGCGTTGTGCCCATCAAGCTCCCGCCCCTGCGGAAGAGACTTGAGGATATCCCGCTCTTGGCGGACTTCTTCCTCAAGCGCTCCTGGGAGCGTCACCGCGCCAGCGGTGCGCCGGCGCCCGTCTTCGAGGCGGAGACCATCGCCTTTCTGCAGTCGTGCCCATGGCGGGGCAACGTACGGGAGTTGCAGAACGTCATCGAGCATCTGGCCGTGATCGTCGATGCGGGGCGCAGCATCACTCCCGACGACATTCCCGTGTACGACGACCGCGCGATGGAGGAAACGGCCGAGCCGGGACTCCCGAGCGGCATCATGAATGGGGCCTTCCACCTTGCCAAGGACACCCTCATCACGCACTTCGAGAAGGAGTACCTGCTGCGTCTGACGACGCGCGCGGGCGGCAACATGTCGAAGGCGGCGCGTCTCGCCGGCATTGATCGGACCACGCTCTATCGCCTGATGGAGAAGCACGGCTTCACGCGTGACGCGCTTTCGGGTACCGCCGAGTGA
- a CDS encoding polysaccharide biosynthesis tyrosine autokinase has protein sequence MSGQQIQPVESRDLAPAPHQEGPPPADWGSEHEPSHEPKGPTLGRYLAALNRFKWLILLLTALGVGLGVGATRYITPEYEVQATVLLEQGTAVGGENRGPIQAEELLKASGWQDLMRSFAVSDPVVNSLALFVQPTRDADSTLFRSFRVSEQQSLRPGRYVLKVNGPRYVLNTAEGLEVEQGAVGDSIGARVGFIWQPTTAALGNRDEIGFSVQTPREASIALIKKLQMNLVDGSSFLSISLRGSNAQRTATTLNAWVEQFVATATALKKKNVTSVAAILEGQREYAARDLAAAESALEGFRVRTVTEPTERQTIQPGIEMTNSPVFENYFRDKIQADAYQRDREALDRILEGSRRGEPITREAVLSVPNVNADPAAENLRNVLKDQADREYALRQLRESYTDEFSKVKEAQSALTTLRTVTVPAALDAYLGQLRQREQGLTASIERSSRDLRTIPTRTIEEQRLKRQVEVSEEMYKSLNLKAAEAKLAEAATIPDVSILDGAVPPLSPTRNTAPVLILACTGAMFVLGVLLAIVLDQTDRRFRYPEQVTGDLGLYVLGAVPVVSSKGRRSRSDQAAQVVEAFRTVRMNVRYAADPRRPLTMTITSPGPGDGKSLVSSNLALSFAESGARTLLIDGDIRRGELAKTFSIPSKPGLVEYLDGTALIAEVLHPVEAHPNLTVLPAGARRRKAPELLATPRLTQLVSQMAAEYDVVIVDSPPLGAGFDAYALATATGNMALVMRVGVTDRKMAEAKMAVVDTLPVRVMGAILNGIELKGAYQYYSYYQEYEAKDEPMERLPESTRKTTALPSGRS, from the coding sequence ATGTCCGGACAGCAGATCCAGCCTGTAGAATCACGAGACCTTGCGCCGGCCCCTCATCAGGAGGGGCCGCCTCCTGCTGATTGGGGTAGCGAGCACGAGCCGTCCCACGAGCCCAAGGGTCCCACGCTTGGACGCTATCTGGCAGCCCTCAACCGCTTCAAGTGGCTCATCCTGCTGCTGACGGCGCTTGGGGTGGGGCTCGGCGTAGGCGCCACCCGGTACATCACGCCCGAGTACGAGGTGCAGGCGACCGTGCTGCTCGAGCAGGGTACGGCCGTCGGAGGGGAGAATCGAGGCCCCATTCAGGCGGAAGAACTGCTGAAGGCGTCGGGATGGCAGGATCTGATGCGGTCGTTTGCCGTGTCAGATCCGGTGGTGAACAGCCTCGCCCTCTTCGTCCAGCCGACACGCGACGCAGACAGTACCCTCTTCCGCTCGTTCCGGGTCAGCGAGCAGCAGTCGCTCCGCCCCGGCCGCTATGTGCTCAAGGTGAACGGGCCGCGCTATGTCCTGAATACGGCGGAGGGGCTGGAAGTGGAGCAGGGCGCCGTGGGGGATTCCATCGGCGCCCGTGTGGGCTTCATCTGGCAGCCCACAACCGCTGCCCTCGGCAACCGCGATGAAATCGGTTTCAGCGTGCAGACGCCGCGCGAAGCCTCCATTGCGCTCATCAAGAAGTTGCAGATGAATCTGGTGGACGGCTCCTCGTTCCTGTCCATCTCGCTTCGCGGCAGCAATGCGCAGCGCACTGCCACCACCCTCAATGCGTGGGTCGAGCAGTTCGTCGCCACCGCCACTGCGCTCAAGAAGAAAAACGTCACGTCGGTGGCCGCCATCCTCGAGGGACAGCGGGAGTATGCGGCACGAGACCTGGCGGCCGCGGAATCGGCGCTGGAAGGCTTTCGCGTACGCACGGTCACGGAACCCACGGAACGGCAGACGATTCAGCCCGGCATCGAGATGACCAACAGTCCGGTCTTCGAGAACTACTTCCGGGACAAGATCCAGGCCGACGCCTATCAGCGCGACCGAGAAGCACTCGACCGTATTTTGGAGGGGTCCCGTCGCGGCGAGCCCATCACGCGGGAAGCCGTGCTCTCGGTGCCCAACGTGAATGCCGATCCTGCCGCGGAAAATCTGCGCAACGTGCTCAAGGATCAGGCCGACCGGGAGTATGCCCTTCGCCAACTGCGCGAGAGCTACACCGATGAGTTCTCGAAGGTCAAGGAAGCACAGTCTGCGCTGACCACGTTGCGCACCGTCACCGTGCCGGCGGCGCTCGACGCCTATCTCGGCCAGTTGCGGCAGCGCGAACAGGGGCTCACGGCCAGCATTGAACGGAGCAGTCGTGACCTGCGCACCATTCCGACCCGAACCATCGAAGAGCAGCGCCTCAAGCGGCAGGTCGAGGTCAGCGAAGAGATGTACAAGAGCCTCAACCTCAAGGCGGCAGAAGCCAAGCTGGCCGAGGCGGCCACCATTCCCGATGTCAGCATCCTGGACGGTGCCGTACCGCCGCTGAGTCCGACGCGCAACACGGCCCCCGTACTCATTCTCGCCTGTACCGGCGCGATGTTCGTGCTGGGGGTCCTCCTGGCCATTGTGCTGGACCAGACCGATCGCCGCTTCCGGTACCCGGAGCAGGTCACCGGTGATCTGGGGCTCTACGTCCTCGGCGCCGTGCCGGTGGTGTCATCCAAGGGGCGTCGCAGCAGGTCGGATCAGGCGGCACAGGTGGTGGAGGCCTTCCGCACCGTGCGCATGAACGTGCGCTATGCGGCCGACCCACGGCGCCCGCTCACCATGACCATCACCAGCCCGGGACCCGGCGATGGCAAGAGCTTGGTGTCGAGCAACCTGGCCCTCAGTTTCGCGGAGTCCGGCGCTCGCACCCTGCTCATCGATGGGGACATCCGGCGCGGCGAACTCGCCAAGACCTTCAGCATCCCCTCGAAGCCGGGGCTGGTCGAGTATCTTGACGGCACGGCCCTCATTGCCGAGGTGCTGCATCCGGTCGAGGCGCACCCGAATCTGACGGTGCTGCCCGCTGGGGCTCGTCGCCGCAAGGCGCCGGAACTGCTGGCCACGCCGCGCCTGACCCAGTTGGTGAGTCAGATGGCCGCCGAGTACGATGTCGTCATCGTTGACTCCCCGCCCCTGGGCGCCGGATTCGATGCCTATGCGCTGGCCACGGCCACCGGCAACATGGCGCTCGTGATGCGCGTCGGCGTCACCGATCGCAAGATGGCCGAAGCCAAGATGGCCGTGGTCGATACGCTCCCGGTCCGGGTAATGGGAGCCATCCTGAATGGCATCGAACTCAAGGGCGCCTACCAGTACTATTCGTACTATCAGGAGTACGAGGCGAAGGACGAGCCCATGGAGCGTCTCCCGGAAAGCACGCGCAAGACCACGGCGCTGCCCAGCGGGCGGTCGTGA
- a CDS encoding Ig-like domain-containing protein: MHIRYARLTGALATMLLVSACADDRAHSELVTGIPTGSLLTARTGSAVTLRVRDSVQLTTVNLKRSVRWSSSNPGVAGVSRNGMVVGLTGGTATITASGGNGLERTTVSVASATPTVTSLTLSPEAVQLSTGRTQQFTVSARWSDGSAVVPPVTYSATGGTITSSGLYTAGSLAGTFMVVATCACGVADTSAVAVQVAAPAPTVTALRVSPKDVSVSPSATVQLSTTASWSNGATTLPPISYAALDGGTVNATTGAFVAPATAGRFRVVVSSTATPARDTANITVAAPQLVTLRIAPRTSSVAGGASVQFSATASWSTGATTLPPVTYTAPDGGSVNASTGLWVAPATSGSFRVIVAHTGGSLRDTATVTVTGTTPPPALVTLRIAPRTSSVAGGASVQFSATASWSTGATTLPPVTYTAPDGGTVNASTGLWVAPATSGSFRVIVAHTGGSLRDTATVTVTGTTPPPPPVPTAFTPNLPSGMRMVGDSEFDNQNVPGIEIINWDRNTVQSPTTHGVALMNVDGRSVVRAWFPERHAGNGVGPMTITTGEMNARSHYMSVRLRYSANYQFHTNTEKLLYPVLVAPGAGAPLLNIGRNGELAGFSGPMNGPVAPLVTALSPAGVIPIGRWFHIEYYTRLNSPGQSDGEQRVWVDGRLVLDRRNVSFVVHGSQVLFLRGRLDFTRGGGPSSVLTPLGGQWVDVDRLAFYAGN; encoded by the coding sequence GTGCACATCCGCTATGCGCGTCTGACCGGCGCCCTCGCCACCATGCTACTCGTCTCGGCCTGTGCCGACGATCGAGCCCACAGCGAACTCGTTACCGGGATTCCCACAGGGTCCCTGCTGACCGCCCGAACCGGTAGCGCCGTGACCCTGCGCGTCCGGGACTCGGTCCAGTTGACGACGGTCAATCTCAAGCGGTCCGTTCGCTGGAGCAGCAGCAATCCGGGAGTGGCGGGTGTATCGCGAAACGGCATGGTTGTCGGGCTGACGGGAGGAACGGCCACCATCACGGCGTCGGGGGGGAATGGGCTTGAACGGACCACCGTTTCGGTGGCCAGCGCGACACCCACCGTGACGAGCCTTACGCTCAGCCCCGAGGCCGTTCAGCTTTCCACTGGCCGCACGCAACAGTTTACCGTGTCCGCGCGCTGGTCGGATGGCAGCGCGGTGGTGCCACCTGTGACGTATTCAGCAACTGGAGGGACCATTACTTCATCTGGATTGTATACGGCCGGAAGCCTCGCCGGCACGTTCATGGTGGTGGCCACCTGCGCCTGCGGCGTGGCGGACACGTCGGCCGTCGCCGTGCAAGTGGCCGCACCAGCGCCGACCGTCACGGCCCTCCGAGTTTCGCCGAAGGATGTGTCGGTGTCGCCAAGTGCAACGGTACAGCTTTCCACCACGGCCAGCTGGTCGAACGGTGCCACGACGCTTCCTCCCATCAGCTATGCGGCCCTCGACGGCGGCACGGTGAACGCCACCACCGGTGCGTTCGTGGCGCCTGCCACGGCCGGTCGCTTCCGCGTGGTCGTGAGCAGCACGGCGACGCCAGCGCGCGACACCGCGAACATCACGGTGGCGGCCCCGCAACTGGTCACGCTGCGCATCGCGCCGCGCACCAGCTCGGTGGCTGGCGGCGCGTCGGTGCAGTTCTCTGCGACTGCGTCGTGGTCCACCGGTGCCACCACGTTGCCGCCAGTGACCTACACGGCGCCCGATGGCGGCAGCGTCAATGCCAGCACGGGACTCTGGGTCGCCCCGGCCACGAGCGGGTCGTTCCGCGTAATCGTGGCGCACACCGGCGGCTCGCTGCGCGATACGGCCACGGTTACCGTGACGGGAACTACACCGCCGCCTGCCCTGGTCACGCTGCGTATTGCGCCGCGCACCAGTTCAGTGGCCGGTGGCGCGTCGGTGCAGTTCTCTGCGACTGCGTCGTGGTCCACCGGTGCCACCACGTTGCCGCCAGTGACCTACACGGCGCCCGACGGCGGCACCGTCAATGCCAGCACGGGACTCTGGGTCGCCCCGGCCACGAGCGGGTCGTTCCGCGTAATCGTGGCGCACACCGGCGGATCGCTGCGCGATACGGCCACGGTTACCGTGACGGGAACAACACCGCCGCCTCCCCCGGTCCCCACCGCCTTCACCCCGAACCTGCCCAGTGGCATGCGGATGGTGGGTGACTCCGAATTCGACAACCAGAATGTTCCGGGTATCGAAATCATCAACTGGGACCGCAACACGGTGCAGTCTCCAACGACACACGGTGTGGCATTGATGAATGTGGACGGGCGCTCCGTGGTGCGGGCATGGTTCCCGGAGCGGCACGCGGGGAACGGCGTAGGGCCGATGACGATCACGACGGGCGAAATGAATGCACGGTCCCACTACATGTCGGTGCGTCTGCGCTACAGTGCGAACTACCAGTTCCATACGAACACCGAAAAGCTGCTCTACCCGGTCCTTGTGGCGCCAGGGGCGGGAGCGCCGCTGCTCAACATCGGGCGCAACGGGGAACTCGCTGGATTCAGCGGCCCCATGAACGGGCCGGTTGCTCCGCTTGTCACCGCGCTCTCACCGGCCGGCGTCATTCCGATCGGCCGGTGGTTCCACATCGAATACTACACGCGCCTCAACAGCCCGGGCCAATCGGATGGCGAGCAGCGCGTGTGGGTGGACGGGCGTTTGGTACTCGACCGTCGGAACGTGAGTTTCGTGGTCCACGGCTCGCAGGTGCTGTTCCTGCGTGGGCGCCTCGACTTTACACGCGGCGGCGGCCCCTCCTCGGTTCTCACGCCGCTCGGCGGGCAATGGGTAGACGTGGACCGCCTCGCGTTCTACGCGGGGAATTGA